Proteins encoded together in one Streptomyces sp. B1I3 window:
- a CDS encoding restriction endonuclease, producing MAVEPVSMKPISPAAYGALEAALKHIFWYKNDLEGFIRRWAKGHPELVAGINFSGYKWQTAEDFVDRLHADESRYTELALRLMVEVSEMTSFPKLRRLPDADALIAEAREAVFELKKCIDRHRGLIADDAKFANDLAAHQAVTDSRRSFSERLSELKGEFLRLEAEPNRQKAGREFEPFLNQLFRLFDLDPRLSYNLPYEQIDGSITYDTDVYVVEAKWLKEPVEVHYLGSFVEKVRHKTTNTLGLYISVRGFTKGAKARYADGTCFITMEGVDLFLVLDGHITLDELLSRKKRHANDTGSCYFPASLILNE from the coding sequence GTGGCAGTCGAGCCCGTGTCCATGAAGCCAATCAGTCCGGCCGCGTACGGTGCGCTGGAGGCCGCCCTCAAGCACATTTTCTGGTACAAGAACGACCTGGAGGGCTTCATCCGCCGGTGGGCGAAGGGCCACCCGGAGCTGGTCGCCGGGATCAACTTCTCCGGGTACAAGTGGCAGACGGCCGAGGACTTCGTGGATCGTCTCCATGCAGATGAGTCGCGCTATACGGAGCTTGCCCTACGGCTCATGGTCGAAGTCTCAGAGATGACCAGTTTTCCCAAGCTGCGGCGACTGCCGGACGCCGACGCGCTCATAGCCGAGGCGCGGGAAGCCGTTTTCGAGCTGAAGAAGTGCATCGACCGCCACCGCGGCCTGATCGCTGATGATGCCAAGTTCGCCAACGACCTCGCGGCTCACCAAGCGGTCACGGACAGCCGGCGCAGCTTCTCCGAGCGGCTGAGCGAGCTGAAGGGCGAGTTCCTGCGCCTCGAGGCGGAACCTAACCGCCAGAAGGCTGGACGCGAGTTCGAGCCCTTCCTCAACCAGCTCTTCCGCCTGTTCGACCTGGACCCAAGGCTGTCCTACAACCTGCCCTACGAGCAGATCGATGGATCCATCACATACGACACTGACGTCTACGTCGTAGAAGCGAAGTGGCTCAAGGAACCAGTCGAAGTCCACTACCTCGGTAGCTTCGTCGAGAAGGTGCGGCACAAGACGACGAACACGCTCGGGCTGTATATCAGCGTCCGTGGCTTCACCAAAGGTGCCAAGGCGCGCTACGCCGACGGGACCTGCTTCATCACGATGGAAGGCGTCGACCTCTTCCTTGTGCTCGATGGCCACATCACGCTCGACGAGCTCCTCAGCCGCAAGAAGCGGCATGCCAACGACACCGGAAGCTGCTACTTCCCTGCGTCACTGATCCTGAACGAATAG
- a CDS encoding Abi family protein — translation MRSDEQELVRAMSAERFQPFLAVCGGDATVALRLYAWDAEVSRALHSILRDLEICYRNAVHRQLAGKYRRDDWWNEGRIRLHRVGQSNIADAREKLRAMCKPDAPCDIVAQLSFGFWVGLFARGEGRHYEMQLWNASLQYLFRPHGVRRNELHQELKKLLQLRNRVAHHERVFHMELEDRFAAALTLMDYISPETAALHEKFGQVPQVLARKERVLSGEEEIRL, via the coding sequence ATGCGGAGCGATGAGCAGGAACTGGTACGGGCCATGTCGGCCGAGCGCTTTCAGCCGTTCCTCGCGGTATGCGGGGGCGACGCCACGGTGGCACTGCGCCTGTATGCGTGGGACGCCGAGGTCAGCCGAGCTTTACACAGCATCTTGCGGGACCTGGAGATCTGCTACCGCAACGCCGTCCACCGGCAGCTCGCGGGCAAGTACCGCCGGGACGACTGGTGGAACGAGGGGCGCATCCGACTGCACCGGGTCGGCCAGAGCAACATCGCCGATGCCCGGGAGAAGCTGCGCGCGATGTGCAAACCGGACGCTCCCTGCGACATCGTGGCGCAGTTGTCGTTCGGCTTCTGGGTCGGACTCTTCGCCAGAGGCGAAGGGCGCCACTACGAGATGCAGCTGTGGAACGCTTCGCTTCAGTACCTCTTTCGGCCGCACGGCGTCCGCCGCAATGAACTGCACCAGGAGTTGAAGAAGCTTCTGCAGCTGCGGAATCGGGTCGCCCACCACGAACGCGTCTTTCACATGGAGTTGGAGGACCGCTTCGCCGCCGCGCTCACTCTGATGGACTACATCAGCCCCGAGACGGCCGCGCTGCATGAGAAGTTCGGCCAAGTGCCGCAGGTGCTGGCTCGCAAGGAACGAGTGCTGTCTGGAGAGGAGGAGATTCGGCTGTGA
- a CDS encoding class I SAM-dependent methyltransferase has translation MSQGNQQTRTNRTRFKPVTLGEIKELARVGRPTVSNWRRRHASFPAAMGGTENKPLFDAEEVAEWLDTRPVPDAEQREDGHVPTYGDRFRAALRLRRLVALKHDGISAETLIRSALSLIADTAAGNRRAPAASGQLEQAVHELLDSTETPGAAADAVLGLAGRLESDLAMDATPAVVAELIGALVRRRETAGEAECARPSVINLYAGTGDLLFALDRGRHGRITAMEADTLRRELLGYRLLAHGERGVELYADVAALRADGLTAADVVVVDPPFAAGERETDEDGPLSRAAEALALLGPGGTAYVVVPSWTLARQRTGVPSPNVRLREHLLIEDAVAGIVQLPRRIHPFRTGAELALLVLRRDAGPAERGLTRLVDGDRIALRTGLGQHWAECVTDALTTADLPASEEVRDIPVTAASPRGEQLLDGRSLLPAHRLASPEPGLDHFGASLDARREAAAALPALREWIGGLGIAKRESPVPHRRLDEHVRAGQLKLLPGHRIHSEDIADGGLVVVGREEMLGTLPIGRRRIAPEALADYPQAAVTERGDVLLLAEHGVRTHVDGLGGCVLLAPVQGLRITAYAQHQQQRATGGPVGGLWIGPYPLARLLAAPRNQLRSSGSLVRRVSVRDMDLPQLPPGEITELEAVLTEIDRHRTEVRRQLDALDTLAERLAAGVADGALALRRRPSR, from the coding sequence GTGAGCCAGGGGAACCAGCAGACGCGTACGAACCGGACCCGGTTCAAACCGGTGACACTCGGCGAGATCAAGGAGCTCGCCAGGGTGGGCCGCCCCACCGTGAGTAACTGGCGCCGCCGACACGCGTCCTTTCCGGCCGCAATGGGCGGCACCGAGAACAAGCCACTGTTCGACGCCGAGGAAGTCGCCGAGTGGCTGGACACCCGGCCCGTCCCCGACGCGGAACAGCGGGAGGACGGACATGTGCCGACGTACGGAGACCGGTTCCGGGCGGCTCTCCGGTTGCGGCGGTTGGTCGCGCTGAAACACGATGGCATCTCGGCGGAGACGCTGATCAGGTCCGCCCTGTCGCTGATCGCCGATACGGCCGCGGGCAACCGGCGGGCTCCGGCCGCGAGCGGACAGCTCGAACAAGCGGTGCATGAGCTGCTGGACAGCACGGAGACGCCGGGTGCCGCCGCCGACGCGGTGCTCGGCTTGGCCGGCCGGCTCGAATCCGACCTGGCCATGGACGCCACCCCGGCGGTGGTGGCGGAGCTGATCGGCGCCCTGGTCCGCCGCCGCGAGACCGCCGGTGAGGCCGAATGTGCCCGCCCCTCCGTGATCAACCTGTACGCCGGCACGGGAGACCTGCTCTTCGCCCTTGACCGTGGCCGGCACGGCCGGATCACCGCGATGGAGGCGGACACGCTGCGCCGTGAACTGCTGGGCTACCGCCTGCTGGCGCACGGTGAGCGGGGCGTCGAACTGTATGCCGACGTCGCGGCGCTGCGGGCCGACGGGCTCACGGCGGCCGACGTCGTCGTCGTCGACCCCCCCTTTGCGGCGGGCGAGCGCGAGACGGACGAGGACGGGCCGCTGAGCCGGGCCGCCGAGGCATTGGCTCTGCTCGGGCCCGGTGGCACCGCGTACGTGGTCGTGCCCTCGTGGACACTGGCCCGTCAGAGGACGGGCGTTCCCAGCCCGAACGTCCGGCTGCGGGAGCACCTCCTGATCGAGGACGCGGTGGCTGGCATCGTCCAGCTCCCGCGCCGCATCCATCCGTTCCGCACCGGTGCGGAACTCGCCCTGCTGGTACTGCGCCGGGACGCCGGACCGGCCGAGCGCGGCCTGACACGGTTGGTGGACGGCGACCGGATCGCGCTGCGGACGGGGCTAGGGCAGCACTGGGCCGAATGTGTCACCGACGCGCTGACCACGGCGGACCTCCCGGCGTCCGAAGAGGTCCGTGACATCCCCGTGACGGCCGCGAGCCCGCGCGGGGAGCAGCTGCTAGACGGCCGGTCCCTGCTGCCCGCCCACCGGCTGGCCTCCCCCGAGCCGGGACTCGACCACTTCGGGGCATCCCTGGACGCCCGCCGGGAGGCGGCGGCGGCGCTGCCCGCCCTGCGGGAGTGGATCGGCGGCCTGGGCATCGCCAAGCGGGAGAGCCCGGTGCCGCACCGCCGGCTCGACGAGCACGTGCGGGCCGGGCAGTTGAAACTACTCCCGGGGCACCGCATCCACTCCGAGGACATCGCCGACGGGGGCCTGGTCGTCGTCGGCCGGGAGGAGATGCTGGGCACACTGCCGATCGGTCGGCGGCGCATCGCGCCGGAGGCTCTGGCCGACTACCCGCAAGCGGCGGTGACCGAGCGCGGCGACGTCCTGCTGCTCGCCGAGCACGGGGTGCGCACCCATGTGGACGGCCTGGGCGGCTGCGTCCTGCTGGCGCCGGTGCAGGGCCTGCGGATCACCGCGTACGCGCAGCACCAGCAGCAGCGGGCGACCGGCGGCCCGGTCGGCGGCCTGTGGATCGGCCCGTACCCGCTGGCCCGACTGCTGGCCGCGCCCAGGAACCAGCTGCGCAGCAGCGGGTCGCTGGTACGGCGGGTCAGCGTACGCGACATGGACCTGCCACAGCTGCCGCCCGGAGAGATCACCGAACTGGAGGCCGTCCTCACCGAGATCGACCGGCATCGCACCGAGGTGCGGCGCCAACTGGACGCGCTGGACACACTGGCCGAGCGGCTCGCCGCCGGGGTCGCCGACGGCGCGCTGGCGTTGCGGCGGCGGCCGAGCCGGTAG
- a CDS encoding class I SAM-dependent DNA methyltransferase — protein MRDILWRAVDKLRGSLDAAAYKHYVLGLVFLKYVSAAMAERRRQLESELRAEGGWDEAGLLATLEERREYTGSGVYYVPPAARWESVVELARDTGGGADIGEAIDSAMRAIEGYNPALLGTLPQIYGDSSVDGRRLADLVELLDRVVFPERASGLGAPDLVGEVYKFFLARFAASEGRRGGEFFTPASVVRLLVETLGPQEGERVYDPACGSGGMFVQTAHSIRAHGGDWLNVAFYGQEWNATTWRLAHMNLAVHGIEAGLGTGPADVFRDDQHPDLKAQVALAAPPFNLSDWGGDFLAMDRRWVYGTPPVNNANYAWLQHTASKLAPGGRAGVVLANGSMSSRQSGEGDIRRAMLEADLVACVIALPGQLFRTTAIPACVWLLADGKGRGSGWARERGGEVLFVDARELGFMADRTLRELSDEEIVRIGDRVRAWRGQPGADTYEDEPGFCASVPLSTIAEQDFVLTPGRYVGTAEPAAAPDAEPPDARVARLTALLREQFAESERLAKAVDAQLRRVS, from the coding sequence ATGAGGGACATCCTCTGGCGCGCCGTCGACAAGCTGCGCGGCAGCTTGGACGCCGCCGCCTACAAGCACTATGTGCTGGGCCTGGTCTTCCTGAAGTACGTGTCTGCGGCGATGGCCGAGCGGCGACGGCAGCTGGAGTCCGAGCTGCGCGCGGAAGGCGGATGGGACGAGGCCGGACTGCTCGCGACCCTGGAGGAGCGCCGCGAGTACACGGGCTCCGGCGTCTACTACGTGCCCCCGGCCGCGCGTTGGGAGAGCGTCGTGGAACTGGCGCGGGACACGGGAGGCGGGGCTGACATCGGTGAGGCGATCGACTCCGCGATGCGCGCGATCGAGGGCTACAACCCGGCCCTACTCGGGACTCTCCCGCAGATCTACGGCGACAGCAGTGTGGACGGGCGGCGCCTGGCCGACCTCGTGGAGCTGCTCGACCGCGTGGTGTTCCCGGAACGGGCCAGCGGGCTCGGCGCCCCGGACCTCGTGGGCGAGGTCTACAAGTTCTTCCTCGCTCGGTTTGCCGCCTCCGAGGGGCGCAGGGGCGGTGAGTTCTTCACCCCGGCCAGCGTCGTCCGGCTGCTGGTGGAAACCCTCGGCCCCCAAGAGGGTGAGCGGGTGTACGACCCGGCGTGCGGCTCCGGCGGCATGTTCGTCCAGACGGCGCACTCGATCAGAGCTCACGGCGGCGACTGGCTGAACGTGGCGTTCTACGGCCAGGAGTGGAACGCCACCACGTGGCGGCTGGCCCACATGAACCTGGCCGTCCACGGGATCGAGGCCGGTCTCGGCACAGGGCCGGCCGACGTCTTCCGCGACGACCAGCACCCGGACCTCAAAGCACAGGTCGCTTTGGCCGCCCCACCGTTCAACCTCTCCGACTGGGGTGGCGACTTTCTGGCGATGGACCGGCGCTGGGTCTACGGCACCCCGCCGGTCAACAACGCGAACTACGCGTGGCTCCAGCACACGGCAAGCAAACTCGCCCCGGGCGGGCGGGCGGGCGTGGTGCTCGCCAACGGGTCGATGAGCAGCAGGCAGTCCGGTGAGGGGGACATCCGCCGGGCGATGCTCGAAGCGGACTTGGTGGCCTGCGTGATCGCGCTACCAGGCCAGTTGTTCCGCACCACCGCCATCCCGGCGTGCGTGTGGCTCCTCGCCGACGGCAAGGGGCGGGGCTCCGGATGGGCACGGGAACGCGGCGGCGAGGTGCTGTTCGTCGACGCCCGGGAGCTGGGGTTCATGGCGGACCGCACCCTGCGAGAGCTGAGCGACGAGGAGATTGTCCGCATCGGAGACCGGGTCCGTGCTTGGCGCGGCCAGCCCGGCGCCGACACGTACGAGGACGAGCCGGGCTTCTGCGCGAGTGTACCCCTGTCCACCATCGCCGAGCAGGACTTCGTCCTGACCCCAGGCCGGTACGTCGGCACGGCCGAGCCCGCAGCGGCCCCGGACGCCGAGCCGCCGGACGCGAGGGTCGCGCGACTGACCGCCCTGCTCCGCGAGCAGTTCGCCGAGTCCGAGCGCCTGGCGAAGGCCGTCGACGCGCAGTTGCGGAGAGTGTCGTGA
- a CDS encoding restriction endonuclease subunit S: MTAVRTRPLKDFAVAGGLVGGPLGSRLAKRDFVPEGVPVIRGQNLAGGGYFSSAGLVFVPAGRADDAFARHLAVPGDLVLTQRGTLGQVGIVPAGIHDRYLLSPAQARIRVDPDRADVRFLYYCLSDPGMVALIRSRAVTTRVPHVTPDILGDLPVPARPLPEQRAVAEVLGALDDKIAANERTAETCLELASASFAAAPAGPPQRLGQVAELHDGPHATPVKTASGPWFLSISSLDAGRLDLAASAHLSEEDFASWTRRVRPRADDVLFSYETRLGHAALMPPGVRACLGRRMALLRAKNPETGGALLLHAYLSPVFQDEIARRSVHSTTVDRLPLGDMPSWPLPLPAVGERAGLSARLDALHASAAQTAAESRTLAALRDTLLPGLVSGRLQVGDAARAAEEAG, from the coding sequence GTGACGGCCGTCCGCACGCGACCCCTGAAGGACTTCGCCGTGGCGGGCGGCCTTGTCGGCGGACCGCTCGGCTCCCGCCTCGCAAAGCGGGACTTCGTCCCGGAGGGGGTCCCGGTCATTCGCGGCCAGAACCTGGCTGGCGGCGGGTACTTCTCGTCAGCCGGTCTCGTCTTCGTCCCGGCGGGCCGCGCGGACGACGCGTTCGCCCGCCACCTCGCCGTTCCGGGCGACCTCGTCCTCACCCAGCGCGGTACGCTCGGCCAAGTGGGAATCGTGCCCGCCGGGATCCATGACCGGTACCTCCTGTCACCGGCCCAGGCTCGGATACGGGTGGACCCGGACCGGGCGGACGTCAGGTTCCTCTACTACTGCCTCTCGGACCCGGGCATGGTGGCGCTGATCCGTTCGCGTGCCGTGACCACAAGGGTCCCGCACGTCACCCCGGACATCCTCGGCGATCTCCCGGTCCCCGCCCGGCCGCTGCCGGAGCAGCGAGCCGTCGCCGAGGTCCTCGGGGCACTGGACGACAAGATCGCCGCCAACGAGCGCACGGCCGAAACCTGCCTTGAGCTGGCCAGCGCCTCGTTCGCGGCGGCGCCGGCGGGCCCCCCGCAGCGATTGGGCCAGGTCGCGGAGCTGCACGACGGGCCGCACGCCACACCGGTCAAGACCGCATCCGGCCCGTGGTTCCTCAGCATCAGCAGTCTGGACGCCGGCCGCTTGGACCTGGCCGCCTCCGCCCACCTGTCCGAGGAGGACTTCGCCAGCTGGACCCGGCGCGTCCGGCCGCGGGCCGACGACGTGCTCTTCTCGTACGAGACCCGGCTCGGCCATGCGGCGCTCATGCCGCCCGGTGTCCGCGCGTGCCTGGGCCGCCGGATGGCACTCCTACGGGCGAAGAACCCTGAGACGGGCGGCGCGCTGCTCCTGCACGCCTACCTCAGCCCCGTGTTCCAGGACGAGATCGCCCGCCGTAGCGTCCACAGCACCACCGTGGATCGGCTTCCGCTGGGGGACATGCCCAGCTGGCCCCTTCCCCTTCCGGCCGTGGGCGAGCGGGCCGGGTTGTCCGCGAGGCTGGACGCCCTGCACGCCAGCGCGGCACAGACCGCTGCCGAGAGCCGTACGCTAGCGGCACTGCGCGACACGCTGCTCCCCGGGCTGGTCTCCGGCCGGCTGCAGGTCGGGGACGCTGCCCGCGCGGCGGAAGAGGCCGGATGA
- a CDS encoding type I restriction endonuclease subunit R, translated as MNERVAGTAGPTERELEGHTLELLREYGWRLIDGAALGPSSGERSDWDDLVLRPHLSKAIGRRYPHLPERSVDDAVAQLLERATRDDLRESHRFHQRLVSGVGVTYPDAAGGRQRHMVVRPVNFSDPYANDLLAARQVKVRSARNRVAVFDIVLYVNGLPLAVVELKQAGGRDGTRDAYEQVQGYRRDLKETCTFANVLVTLVSDGTTARMGTPFTAWDHMAPWHAGPDGALLRRRERQDGHALKRMLLGAFEPARLLDLVANFLSYSARRTGAVDTVTLARPHQFFAVNAAVRATETAVATDGRAGVVRHAPGAGRSQEILFYVGKAARAPELPHPLFVVLTDRVDLGNRLYEAFAASCTLPAAIGGGVEWARDSTQLRQLLRRDAHSGVVFATVQKFRLTHEEREAGARHPLVSARRDVIVVVDEAHRGQSARHALNLREALPNATFIAFTGTLTDARNGRTHAVFGNTIHTYDLEEAVDDGTAVPVFYESRSIRTQPEDVGFDVGFVPDAADPAASPARTEALARDILAHWDVRRTEMAKLTGRPGKGMVVTSSRLAAARLFEALARLRPEWASGRDPRTGLLADTDGRIRAAVTGHIGDSAEVADHVHTPEGLRTIQRRIVDPDDELELVIVRSLWLTGFDAPPLHTLYLDQRMRGPALLEAVTLLNRTWDGKPSGLVVDYQGVGPQLAEVLADATRQDGDGGAPVTDVAYAVGAVRDNHRRLLDVLAGCPWREIRDSSGPDAYREAVTAVLDHLAAPDPSTRPGTARRGDRFTRHVNLMRDAFSLCPTDTGVRDLLADIRFFEAVRTAREKLDASSDDTGGSADLYDAAGLAEAAFSRPDDNLLDRLRASRRPHLAVEALRRTLVRHIQQAQPNNVVRQEALTARTRQAVDRYDNGLMTASEVMASLVALAHEVSDDRSRAQQLELTEDELAIYDALVVDPLVPNMMGTAVLTGLARELYVQVRGVTTVDWRLKNQARDRVVARVLRLLRRHGYPPDELQAAVERVLRQAETNKWT; from the coding sequence ATGAACGAGCGCGTCGCGGGCACCGCAGGGCCGACCGAGCGGGAGCTGGAAGGGCACACCCTCGAACTGCTTCGCGAGTACGGCTGGCGGCTGATCGATGGGGCCGCGCTCGGGCCGTCCTCCGGGGAGCGGAGCGACTGGGACGACCTGGTCCTGCGGCCGCACCTGAGCAAGGCAATCGGGCGGCGCTACCCGCACCTGCCCGAGCGGTCTGTGGACGACGCGGTCGCCCAACTGCTGGAGCGGGCCACCAGGGACGATCTCCGTGAGAGCCACCGGTTCCACCAGCGGCTGGTCAGCGGCGTCGGCGTCACGTACCCGGACGCCGCAGGCGGCAGGCAACGACATATGGTCGTCCGCCCGGTCAACTTTTCCGACCCGTACGCGAACGACCTGCTCGCCGCCCGCCAGGTCAAGGTCCGCAGCGCCCGGAACCGCGTCGCCGTCTTCGACATCGTGCTGTACGTCAACGGCCTGCCACTCGCGGTCGTCGAGCTGAAGCAGGCCGGCGGTCGGGACGGCACCCGCGACGCGTACGAACAGGTTCAGGGCTACCGCCGCGATCTGAAGGAGACATGCACGTTCGCGAACGTCCTGGTGACCCTCGTCTCCGACGGCACAACCGCCCGGATGGGCACCCCGTTCACCGCCTGGGACCACATGGCGCCCTGGCACGCCGGCCCCGACGGTGCGCTGCTGCGCCGGAGGGAGCGGCAGGACGGGCACGCCTTGAAGCGGATGCTCCTTGGCGCCTTCGAACCCGCCCGGCTCCTTGATCTTGTGGCCAACTTCCTGTCGTACTCCGCGCGCCGGACGGGCGCGGTGGACACCGTCACCCTCGCCAGGCCCCACCAGTTCTTCGCCGTCAACGCGGCGGTCCGCGCCACCGAGACCGCAGTCGCGACGGACGGCCGGGCCGGAGTCGTCCGGCACGCGCCGGGCGCGGGCCGGAGCCAGGAGATCTTGTTCTACGTCGGCAAGGCCGCGCGGGCGCCCGAACTGCCGCACCCATTGTTCGTCGTCCTCACTGACCGCGTCGACCTCGGCAACCGGCTCTACGAAGCCTTCGCCGCCAGTTGCACCCTGCCGGCGGCGATCGGCGGCGGCGTCGAATGGGCCCGGGATAGTACGCAGCTGCGGCAGTTGCTGCGGCGCGACGCCCACAGCGGTGTCGTCTTCGCGACCGTGCAGAAGTTCCGCCTCACCCACGAGGAACGTGAAGCAGGTGCCCGCCATCCGCTGGTGTCCGCACGCCGCGACGTCATCGTCGTGGTCGACGAAGCCCACCGCGGACAGAGCGCCCGGCACGCACTCAACCTGCGCGAGGCGCTGCCGAACGCCACCTTCATCGCGTTCACGGGCACCCTGACGGACGCCCGGAACGGCCGCACGCACGCCGTGTTCGGCAACACCATCCACACCTACGATCTGGAGGAGGCTGTGGACGACGGCACGGCCGTGCCTGTCTTCTACGAGTCGCGCTCGATCCGGACTCAGCCCGAGGACGTGGGCTTCGACGTCGGCTTTGTTCCCGATGCTGCTGACCCGGCCGCTTCCCCCGCGCGAACCGAGGCGCTGGCCCGGGACATCCTCGCGCACTGGGACGTGCGGCGCACCGAGATGGCCAAGCTCACCGGTCGGCCCGGCAAGGGCATGGTGGTGACCTCGTCGCGGCTTGCGGCGGCGCGGCTGTTCGAAGCGCTCGCGCGGCTGCGGCCGGAATGGGCCAGCGGCCGGGACCCTCGGACGGGACTGCTGGCCGACACCGACGGGCGAATCCGGGCGGCCGTCACAGGCCACATCGGGGACTCCGCCGAGGTCGCGGACCACGTCCACACCCCGGAGGGGCTGAGGACGATCCAGCGGCGGATCGTGGATCCCGACGACGAACTGGAACTGGTCATCGTCCGGTCGCTGTGGCTGACCGGCTTCGACGCTCCGCCGCTGCACACTCTCTACCTGGACCAGCGGATGCGCGGCCCCGCGCTGCTTGAGGCCGTCACTCTCTTGAACCGCACGTGGGACGGCAAACCGTCCGGCCTGGTCGTGGACTATCAGGGCGTAGGCCCCCAACTCGCCGAGGTGCTGGCCGACGCCACTCGGCAGGACGGGGACGGCGGCGCACCCGTCACGGACGTCGCGTACGCGGTGGGCGCCGTACGGGACAACCACCGGCGGCTCTTGGACGTCCTGGCCGGCTGCCCGTGGCGGGAGATTCGCGACAGCAGCGGCCCGGACGCGTACCGGGAGGCTGTGACGGCGGTATTGGATCACCTCGCCGCTCCCGATCCCAGCACGCGGCCGGGAACGGCCCGACGCGGCGACCGGTTCACGCGGCATGTAAACCTCATGCGCGACGCTTTCTCGCTCTGCCCGACGGACACGGGGGTGCGGGACCTGCTCGCGGACATCCGCTTCTTCGAGGCCGTGCGGACCGCGCGGGAGAAGCTGGACGCGTCCTCCGACGACACCGGCGGCTCGGCCGACCTGTACGACGCCGCCGGTTTGGCCGAAGCGGCCTTCTCCCGCCCGGACGACAACCTGCTGGACCGGCTTCGGGCGAGCCGCCGCCCGCACCTCGCCGTTGAGGCGCTGCGCCGCACGTTGGTAAGGCACATCCAGCAAGCGCAGCCGAACAATGTCGTGCGCCAGGAGGCCCTCACCGCGAGGACGCGGCAGGCCGTGGACCGCTACGACAACGGCCTTATGACGGCCTCCGAGGTCATGGCGTCCCTGGTCGCCTTGGCCCACGAGGTGTCCGACGACCGTTCGCGGGCGCAGCAGCTGGAATTGACCGAGGACGAACTCGCCATCTACGACGCGCTCGTAGTCGATCCGCTCGTGCCCAACATGATGGGGACGGCAGTCCTGACCGGGCTCGCGCGTGAGCTGTACGTCCAGGTCAGGGGTGTCACCACGGTCGACTGGCGGCTGAAGAACCAGGCCCGAGACCGCGTCGTGGCCCGTGTGCTGCGGCTGCTGCGCAGGCACGGTTATCCGCCCGACGAACTCCAGGCGGCTGTCGAGCGGGTGCTAAGGCAGGCGGAAACCAACAAGTGGACGTGA
- a CDS encoding DUF4253 domain-containing protein has product MQPQMQPSGPSSQGAEGNQIDSATSGAARAEAVAAEHHALCPDDIARGHHETLRTYAADVVLDRHVWHFWWN; this is encoded by the coding sequence ATGCAACCCCAAATGCAACCCTCCGGGCCCTCGTCTCAGGGTGCGGAGGGGAATCAGATCGACTCGGCTACGTCGGGGGCTGCGAGGGCTGAGGCGGTCGCTGCCGAGCACCACGCCCTCTGCCCAGACGATATCGCCCGAGGTCACCACGAAACCCTCCGTACCTACGCCGCCGATGTGGTCCTGGATCGCCACGTCTGGCACTTCTGGTGGAACTGA